A region of Ignavibacteriota bacterium DNA encodes the following proteins:
- a CDS encoding T9SS type A sorting domain-containing protein, with protein sequence MNLDSLKANISFPKSSILIFIIFFYSTFTHSAFVQDYEISPVIYLEIPESFSPGSLQGYFTCKEIYDEFDKMIAKYPHHIFKDSIGHSIENNIIYSYKFSFSEISQTQVLYTSLHHGNEPGSAFSLIYYLWHLLDGYDNNNYKSKFILENKEIFVIPVINPDGVIFNDTTYPGGGGMWRKNRRINSDGSVGVDLNRNYGPDYAWDAPNNGSSSRGNLETYRGESPFSEPETRAVRDFMRSHNIKIAVNIHTYGDCVVHPFSYLTANSQDSAWYKSFLHDNYNNTGYIFGLDVDVIRFPYRGTSDDFMYIGDDRFNKVFAMTLEIGRAIDGFWAPFNKILADSEKLIPFYDNILFSADNNIALYDKDIINIEDDFYLSLKIQNIGLKEIVSANLKLESFSDSLIILNSSFSNINLELNEVKEFLFQILPNGIENGRAARFKLICDFGFPKAIEFEQIVYKYYEYELLSSDSIDYMVFDGEWNVIDTNDDKILLSNENVKYKSNQNSYARFGIGNLQSYNRYILRFHHKFDIEANFDLGLVYITDEFSGIKNIKDDFTVRGSGRSGGVQDENLWGFHGNFSSYHYPQTMVLSEFQEKISEIAFNLRTDNGLGKSGWRILNPKLKVFPDVQNFTSITELPYNAIRLYPNPADEYLIIENIDANTPFEIIDFLGNLYQINNEVFDNKIKLDLSKLSKGIYFIKISDQSIKFIKN encoded by the coding sequence ATGAATCTTGACTCTTTAAAAGCAAATATTTCTTTTCCAAAATCAAGCATTTTGATATTTATTATATTTTTTTACTCAACATTTACACATTCAGCTTTTGTACAAGATTATGAAATATCTCCCGTTATATATTTAGAAATACCTGAGAGCTTCAGTCCCGGCTCCTTGCAGGGATATTTTACCTGTAAAGAAATTTATGATGAATTTGATAAAATGATTGCAAAATATCCTCATCATATTTTTAAAGATAGTATCGGTCATTCTATTGAAAATAATATTATTTACAGCTATAAGTTTTCATTTTCAGAAATTTCTCAAACTCAAGTATTATATACATCACTTCATCATGGAAATGAGCCGGGAAGTGCTTTTTCGCTGATTTATTATTTATGGCATTTGCTTGATGGTTATGATAATAATAACTATAAATCTAAGTTTATCCTTGAAAATAAGGAAATTTTCGTAATTCCCGTAATTAATCCTGATGGTGTAATTTTTAATGATACTACATATCCCGGAGGTGGAGGTATGTGGAGAAAAAATAGAAGGATTAATTCAGATGGCTCTGTCGGTGTTGACTTAAATCGAAATTATGGTCCTGATTATGCATGGGATGCTCCAAACAACGGCTCCTCATCGCGTGGCAATCTCGAAACTTACAGAGGTGAATCGCCTTTTTCAGAGCCGGAAACCCGTGCAGTAAGAGATTTTATGCGAAGTCATAATATTAAAATAGCAGTTAATATACATACATATGGCGATTGTGTAGTGCATCCTTTTTCTTATCTTACGGCAAATAGTCAAGATTCAGCTTGGTATAAATCATTCCTTCATGATAATTACAATAACACCGGATATATTTTCGGTTTGGATGTTGATGTTATAAGGTTTCCATATCGTGGTACCTCAGATGATTTTATGTATATAGGTGATGACAGATTCAATAAAGTATTTGCTATGACACTTGAAATTGGCAGGGCGATTGATGGTTTTTGGGCACCTTTTAATAAAATTCTTGCCGACTCAGAAAAATTAATTCCTTTTTACGATAATATATTGTTTTCAGCCGATAATAATATTGCTCTATATGACAAAGATATTATCAATATTGAAGATGATTTCTATTTATCGTTAAAAATTCAGAATATTGGTTTGAAAGAAATTGTTTCTGCGAATTTAAAATTGGAATCTTTCTCGGACAGTTTGATTATTTTGAATAGCTCTTTTTCCAATATAAATTTGGAATTAAATGAGGTCAAAGAATTTCTTTTCCAAATTTTGCCAAATGGTATTGAGAATGGCAGGGCTGCAAGATTTAAACTTATTTGTGATTTTGGTTTTCCCAAAGCTATAGAATTTGAGCAAATTGTTTATAAATATTATGAATATGAATTATTGAGCAGCGATTCAATTGATTATATGGTTTTTGATGGTGAATGGAATGTAATCGATACTAACGATGATAAAATTCTCCTTAGTAATGAAAATGTAAAATACAAATCAAATCAAAATTCTTATGCTCGATTTGGAATAGGAAATTTGCAGAGCTATAACAGATATATTCTAAGATTTCATCATAAATTTGACATCGAAGCAAACTTTGATTTAGGGCTTGTTTATATTACTGATGAATTTAGTGGAATAAAAAATATCAAAGATGACTTTACAGTTCGTGGAAGTGGTAGGAGTGGGGGAGTACAAGATGAGAATTTGTGGGGATTTCATGGCAACTTTTCATCTTATCATTATCCACAAACTATGGTTTTAAGTGAATTTCAGGAAAAAATTTCCGAAATTGCTTTTAATCTCAGAACTGATAACGGGCTTGGAAAATCCGGCTGGAGAATACTTAATCCAAAATTAAAAGTATTTCCTGATGTTCAAAATTTCACGTCAATTACAGAATTACCTTACAATGCCATAAGGTTATATCCTAATCCGGCTGACGAATATTTGATTATAGAAAATATTGATGCAAATACACCTTTTGAAATAATAGATTTTCTTGGAAATCTATACCAGATTAATAATGAAGTATTTGATAATAAAATCAAATTAGATTTATCGAAATTATCTAAAGGTATTTATTTCATCAAAATATCAGACCAATCAATCAAATTTATTAAAAATTAA